In Flavobacterium cerinum, one genomic interval encodes:
- a CDS encoding HAD family hydrolase: MDWIPNFDHYKHISFDLWLTIIRSNPQFKNKRNELFRDYFKIDKPMEELTAVIRNMDLLTNTINEKVGKNLDTYEIYLLILGNLTDGKIERYTKKDLDGFYKETEELLFAYKPLLIHDTIPQVLETLHAKGIGMNILSNTAFIKGSSLRKILEHYEISRYFSFQLYSDEIGYSKPNQQLYQYAYDMILQTNDIKKSEIIHVGDNVVSDYDGALTFGFNAHLLKTNLNEPNLQPA, translated from the coding sequence ATGGATTGGATACCTAATTTTGATCATTATAAACATATTTCATTTGATTTGTGGCTCACGATAATCAGATCCAATCCGCAATTCAAAAACAAAAGAAACGAACTGTTCCGCGACTATTTTAAAATAGATAAACCGATGGAAGAGCTGACAGCCGTTATACGAAATATGGATTTGCTTACCAATACCATAAACGAAAAGGTAGGGAAGAATCTGGATACTTATGAGATCTATCTTTTAATTCTCGGAAATCTTACTGACGGTAAAATTGAGCGTTATACTAAAAAGGATCTGGACGGTTTCTATAAAGAAACGGAAGAGCTTTTGTTCGCCTATAAACCGTTGCTTATTCACGATACCATACCGCAAGTGCTGGAAACGTTACACGCCAAAGGTATTGGTATGAATATATTGAGTAATACGGCTTTTATAAAAGGAAGCAGTTTACGGAAAATTCTGGAGCATTATGAAATAAGCCGGTATTTTTCGTTTCAGCTTTATTCGGATGAAATCGGCTATTCCAAACCGAATCAACAATTATATCAGTATGCTTACGATATGATTTTGCAAACAAATGATATTAAAAAAAGCGAAATTATCCATGTAGGAGATAATGTGGTTTCGGATTATGACGGAGCGCTTACATTCGGTTTTAACGCACATCTTTTAAAGACAAACTTAAATGAACCTAACTTACAGCCTGCATAA